From Brochothrix thermosphacta DSM 20171 = FSL F6-1036, a single genomic window includes:
- a CDS encoding extracellular solute-binding protein — translation MKKRLMLFTSLLLTFTLVLAGCSGGKTDDKKAAGDNKTLTVSVEEIYKPYVESIKDKFEKDNDVKVKIVTKQMFDQLEAIPLDGPAGKAPDVTLGAYDRVGGLAQQGHLAEVKSLSSDDFSDKEKSLVTSEGKQYGVPAVIETIVMYYNKDLIKEAPKTFAELEKLATDKKFDFASESGTNTAFLAKWTDFYYSYGLLAGNGGYVFGKDGTDVNDIGLNNAGAVKGVEYAKEWYKKWPKGMLDNKSAGDFVTKQFTEGKTAVVIDGPWQAATYKKAKVNYGVTSIAKLPGDKDYSPFAGGKAWIATSYSKNPDLAQKWLAYAGNADNAFKFYEDTNEIPANETARDKAAKTNDELTNAVIDQFQTSTPTPTIPEMSEVWTGVENLMFDAVSGKKEPQASADAAVKVIKTNISEKYESK, via the coding sequence ATGAAAAAACGATTAATGTTATTTACATCACTTCTTTTAACTTTCACTCTTGTACTTGCTGGCTGCTCGGGCGGTAAAACAGATGATAAAAAGGCCGCTGGTGACAACAAAACGTTAACTGTCTCTGTTGAAGAAATTTACAAGCCTTATGTTGAAAGTATCAAAGATAAATTTGAAAAAGACAACGATGTTAAAGTTAAAATCGTTACCAAGCAAATGTTCGATCAACTTGAAGCCATTCCTCTTGATGGACCTGCTGGAAAAGCACCCGATGTTACATTAGGCGCTTATGACCGTGTCGGTGGTTTAGCTCAACAAGGTCATCTGGCTGAAGTGAAATCACTTTCTTCTGATGACTTTAGTGATAAAGAGAAAAGCTTAGTTACTTCTGAAGGCAAACAATATGGTGTGCCTGCTGTTATCGAAACAATCGTTATGTATTACAACAAAGATTTAATTAAAGAAGCACCTAAAACATTTGCTGAGTTAGAAAAATTAGCAACGGATAAAAAATTCGATTTTGCTTCAGAATCTGGTACAAATACTGCCTTTTTAGCAAAATGGACTGACTTTTACTATAGCTATGGTTTATTAGCAGGTAACGGTGGTTACGTTTTTGGTAAAGACGGCACGGACGTAAATGATATCGGTTTAAACAACGCTGGCGCTGTAAAAGGTGTTGAATACGCAAAAGAATGGTACAAAAAATGGCCTAAAGGAATGTTAGATAACAAAAGTGCCGGTGATTTTGTAACAAAACAATTCACTGAAGGTAAAACTGCTGTTGTTATTGACGGTCCTTGGCAAGCTGCAACCTACAAAAAAGCTAAGGTTAATTATGGTGTCACTTCTATCGCTAAATTACCTGGTGATAAAGATTACAGTCCTTTCGCTGGTGGTAAAGCATGGATCGCAACATCGTATTCAAAAAATCCTGATTTAGCTCAAAAATGGTTAGCTTACGCTGGTAATGCAGACAATGCCTTCAAATTTTATGAAGACACAAACGAAATTCCTGCTAACGAAACAGCACGTGATAAAGCAGCTAAAACAAATGATGAATTAACAAATGCTGTTATTGATCAATTCCAAACTTCAACACCAACACCAACTATCCCTGAAATGAGTGAAGTATGGACTGGCGTTGAAAACTTGATGTTTGATGCTGTATCAGGTAAAAAAGAACCTCAAGCTTCTGCGGATGCAGCTGTTAAGGTAATCAAGACAAATATTAGTGAAAAATACGAAAGCAAATAG